AGGGTATCTTGCAATCCGGGCGGATCGGGTTGGCGATGACACTACATTTGCGAGAATCCTGAACATGGTAGAGGAAGCCCAGGACAAAAAGGCAAAAGCACAGAAATTTCTGGAAAAATTATCACGCTGGTATACGCCGACGATCATCCTGCTTTCGGTGGTCCTCTTTTTTATAACAAGTGATACTCGGCTGGCGCTGACGCTGCTGGTAATCTCCTGCCCTGGCGCGTTGGTGATTTCCACACCGGTTTCCATTGTGGCGGGCATCGGCAACGGAGCGAAGCACGGCGTGTTGATCAAAGGCGGTGAGATTATGGAGAAGCTGGGGAACGTGCGGGCGGTGGCCTTTGACAAAACCGGCACTCTAACTAAAGGTAGACCTGGTGTGACGCGGGTGAAGTCATATAAAACGGATGAAAACGAGCTTCTGCGGATAGCCGCAATCGGAGAATCCTATTCCGAGCATCCTTTGGGAAAAGCCATTATCGCAGAGGCGGAAAAAAGGCTGGGCGCAGTCGTGCCACCGCCGGAAAACCCGCGAATGATCATCGGTCAGGGACTCGCTTTTTTCTGGAAGGGCAAGGAATATTATATCGGCAGTCGCAAACTCTTTGCATCTGAAGGAATCGATATTTCGGAACATGAGAAATATCTGGACAGTGAAGAAGAAAAAGGGCAAACCGCGGTAATCGTTGGCACAAGCGAGGGTGTTTATGGTATCATATCTATAGCGGATACCATCCGAGAAAACGCCAAGATGTTGGTTTCCGACCTCAGGTCTCAGGGAATCAAGAATCTAGTTATGCTGACCGGCGATAACCGACGCGCCGCCAAAGCCGTGGCGGATGAGGTAGGGCTTGACGTGCAGTACAGCGAATTGCTTCCCAAAGATAAAGTACGGGTTCTTAAGGAACTGGGCGAGAAATACGGTACAGTCGCCATGGTGGGTGATGGAGTCAACGACGCACCTGCGCTGGCTTCCGCGGATTTGGGAATTGCAATCGGCGGAGCCGGAACTGATGTGGCTATGGAAACTGCTGACGTGGTGCTGATGAGCGCAGACATCGGGAAACTCTCATACGTGGTGGGGCTGAGCCGTGCCACATCCCATAACATCAAACAGAACATCGTGTTTGCCTTGATTGTGGTTGTGCTACTGCTGGCAGAAGTACTGGCCAAAACGGTGAACATGTCTCTAGGAATGTTAGTGCATGAAGGTTCAGTGCTGCTGGTCATCATCAATGCCATGCGCCTAATGGGATACGGAAGATCCAAAGACAGGAATACTGCAGAAAGAGGTATATAAAATGCAAGATTGTCGCCACTGTGAAAGTCATAAAAGCTGTATCGAGCACGTGCCCATCTTTGGTAGCCTCAGTCATGAGGAAATGCTGGAAGTCGTTCAGATCGCCTCTTCGAGGAGCCTGGACAAGGGTGAAATGGTATACCGGGCAGGTGATGCAGGCGGGACTCTCTTTGTCCTCCACACCGGGCGGGTAAAGCTATTTCGCCTGAATGTCAACGGTAGGGAACAAGTCCTTCATGTGATCGGGGCGGGAGAGTTTATAGGTGAGCTCTCCCTGTTCAGTTTACTGCCGCTGACCGACAATGCCCAAGCTCTGGAAAGCTCCACCATGTGTGTGCTTCAGGGGGCAAAGCTCAAGGAGCTGATGACGAAATATCCGTCAATTGCCTTCAAGGTGATGGATGTGCTGTCACGCCGGCTGGAAAAAGCGGAGAGCCGGATCGAGGCCATCAGCTTGAGCTCGGTAACGCATCGGGTGGCCGGTGCTCTGCTGGAGTTGTCGGGCGGCAAAAGGGAAGTAATTTTGCCCATGACCAAGGGTGATCTTGCCTCGCAACTCGGTATGAGTCAGGAAACCTTAAGCCGCAAGCTTGCCGAATTTCAGAAGGAAGGGTTGATCGAACTTAAAGGGCAACGGAAAATCCTGATCAAGAAAAAGCCTGAGCTGGAGGAAATTGGCATCAAATTATGAACGCGAGAAATTTAGATAACGCGGCTTTTTCTTAGCATGATATAACAGCATGAGGCTTTAATGCCTTCGTAACCCATGGACATTATGATTCATGGCTTCTCCATATATGTTCAAATATCTAATTTTTATAGGCAACATCATTTGGCTGTGTTTGGCGAAAAATGACTGAATTTATCTGTTGCCCGATGTTTAGGTTATTATAAAATTGCAGGTCTTAGAACTTACAAAGCTTGAATCTGGCGAATGAGTGTTCAAAATAACATAAACTCATATTGCGAATCGAAGAAAGAAATAATAATTTATTCTTGAAATTTGCGATTAAAAATCTTATAATTAGAAAGTAATACTTATAGGATTGATGCGGGGAATTAGCTCAGCTGGTTAGAGTGCTTGCTTCACATGCAAGAGGTCGT
This genomic window from Clostridiales bacterium contains:
- a CDS encoding cation-translocating P-type ATPase is translated as MFKPTKVQIVWSSGILAAVSLVLKKLIGYEPVTIIMMMAATAIAGTPIFKKALGALRYRIIGIDALVTIAVTGAVIIGEYWEAAAVTFLFILGDYLESRTIEKTRSSIRALMDLAPDSARVRRNGVETRIPPKEVVQGDLVIVKPGEKISVDGSIVEGSAYINQAAITGESIPVSRTKNETVFSGTLDESGYLAIRADRVGDDTTFARILNMVEEAQDKKAKAQKFLEKLSRWYTPTIILLSVVLFFITSDTRLALTLLVISCPGALVISTPVSIVAGIGNGAKHGVLIKGGEIMEKLGNVRAVAFDKTGTLTKGRPGVTRVKSYKTDENELLRIAAIGESYSEHPLGKAIIAEAEKRLGAVVPPPENPRMIIGQGLAFFWKGKEYYIGSRKLFASEGIDISEHEKYLDSEEEKGQTAVIVGTSEGVYGIISIADTIRENAKMLVSDLRSQGIKNLVMLTGDNRRAAKAVADEVGLDVQYSELLPKDKVRVLKELGEKYGTVAMVGDGVNDAPALASADLGIAIGGAGTDVAMETADVVLMSADIGKLSYVVGLSRATSHNIKQNIVFALIVVVLLLAEVLAKTVNMSLGMLVHEGSVLLVIINAMRLMGYGRSKDRNTAERGI
- a CDS encoding Crp/Fnr family transcriptional regulator, with amino-acid sequence MQDCRHCESHKSCIEHVPIFGSLSHEEMLEVVQIASSRSLDKGEMVYRAGDAGGTLFVLHTGRVKLFRLNVNGREQVLHVIGAGEFIGELSLFSLLPLTDNAQALESSTMCVLQGAKLKELMTKYPSIAFKVMDVLSRRLEKAESRIEAISLSSVTHRVAGALLELSGGKREVILPMTKGDLASQLGMSQETLSRKLAEFQKEGLIELKGQRKILIKKKPELEEIGIKL